From the Ctenopharyngodon idella isolate HZGC_01 chromosome 3, HZGC01, whole genome shotgun sequence genome, one window contains:
- the LOC127509886 gene encoding gastrula zinc finger protein XlCGF7.1-like isoform X27: MSDPEPCRMKHTEDTEEQRVLMEVKEESEELSEVEEKHHVKPGEKPLSLSKTKKTFLKKRRAKKSTTCTQCGKSFTTRQSLDVHMRVHTSEKPFTCDQCGKSFNQSPNLNVHMKIHTGEKPFTCDQCGKTFLGSINLKRHLTVHTKEKPYSCSVCGKSFSWLGNLQRHQKIHTGVREYMCFECEKTFTTANCLKQHQRIHTGEQPYKCSHCDKRFNQSAYLKRHERIHTGEKPYKCSYSDKRFSQSENLKRHERIHTGEKPHTCDQCGKSFTIKSHLKIHMNTHENHITTV, encoded by the exons atgagtgatccagaaccctgcagaatgaaacacactgaagatactgaagaacaaagag TCCTGATGGAAGTGAAGGAGGAGAGTGAAGAACTGAGTGAAGTGGAGGAGAAACATCATGTCAaacctggagaaaaacctttgaGTCTCTCAAAgactaaaaagacatttttaaagaaaagaagagcAAAGAAATCTACaacctgcactcagtgtggaaagagtttcacaaccagacaaagtcttgatgttcacatgagagttcatactagtgagaagccgttcacatgtgatcagtgtggaaagagcttcaaTCAATCACCAAACCTTAATGTTCACATGAAgatccacaccggagagaagccgttcacatgtgatcaatgtggaaAAACATTTCTTGGGTCAATAAACCTGAAGAGACACCTGACAGTTCATACGAAGGAGAAGCCATattcatgttctgtgtgtggaaagagtttttcatggCTGGGAAATTTACAGAGACATCAGAAAATTCACACTGGTGTGAGAGAGTACATGTGCTTTGAGTGTGAGAAGACTTTTACTACAgcaaactgtttaaaacagcaccagagaattcacactggagaacaaccttacaagtgttcacactgtgacaagagattcaatcAGTCAGCATATCTGAAAAGACATGAGAggattcatactggagagaaaccttacaagtgttcatacagtgacaagagattcagtcagtcagaaaatctgaaaagacatgagaggatccacactggagagaagccacacacgtgtgatcagtgtggaaagagtttcactatTAAAAGTCACCTGAAGATACACATGAATACACATGAAAACCACATCACCACAGTCTGA
- the LOC127509886 gene encoding gastrula zinc finger protein XlCGF57.1-like isoform X14 yields the protein MEESEELSEVEEEHHDKPGEKPLSRSKTKNTFLKKRKAMKSFTCFQCGMSFIKNCNLELHMRIHTGEKPFSCDQCGKRFTYKQSLVDHMRIHTGERPFTCDQCGRTFHKASNLRSHLTVHVKEKPHSCSVCGKSFSLLQNLHRHEKMHAGVREFMCFECGKTFSLASHLKHHQTVHTGEKPYRCSYCDKRFSLSSNLKRHQRIHCREKKCGTGLTQSANLENHSREKPFACDQCGKSFPYKHILEVHMRIHTGEKPFKCDQCEKKFSKKQYLNVHMKIHTGEKSFKCDQCGKTFLGSSGLKVHLTVHTKEKPHSCSVCGKSFSLLGNLRRHQKIHIGVKEYMCFECEKTFISANCLKLHQRIHTGEKPYKCSHCDKRFSCSSSLKTHERIHSREKPHTCDQCGKSFTNKNYLKRHMKIHTVEKPHHNSLKSQTTRKHLEGEDREIQ from the exons atggaagagagtgaagaaCTGAGTGAAGTGGAGGAGGAACATCATGACAaacctggagaaaaacctttgaGTCGCTCaaagactaaaaatacatttttaaagaaaagaaaagccaTGAAATCTTTCACCTGCTTTCAGTGTGGAATGAGTTTCATAAAGAATTGTAATCTTGAGCttcacatgaggatccacactggagagaagccattctCTTGTGATCAATGTGGGAAGAGATTCACATACAAACAAAGTCTTGTGGatcacatgaggatccacaccgGAGAGAGACCGTTCACATGCGATCAATGCGGCAGAACATTTCATAAGGCATCAAACCTGAGGTCACACCTGACAGTTCATGTGAAGGAGAAGCCAcattcatgttctgtgtgtggaaagagtttttcactgCTGCAGAATTTacacagacatgagaaaatGCATGCTGGTGTGAGAGAGTTCATGTGCTTTGAGTGTGGGAAGACTTTTTCTTTAGCAAGCCATTTAAAACACCACCAGacagttcacactggagaaaaaccttacaggTGTTCatactgtgacaagagatttaGTCTGTCATCAAATCTGAAAAGACATCAGAGGATCCACTGTAGAGAGAAGAAGTGTGGAACCGGTTTAACACAATCAGCAAACCTTGAGAACCACTCGAGAGAAAAGCCATTCgcgtgtgatcagtgtggaaagagttttccATACAAACATATTCTTGAGGttcacatgaggatccacaccggagagaagccattcaagtgtgatcagtgtgaaaagaaattttcaaaaaaacagtaTCTTAATGTTCACATGaagatccacactggagagaagtcGTTCAAGTGTGATCAATGTGGAAAAACATTTCTTGGGTCATCAGGCCTGAAGGTACACCTGACAGTTCATACGAAGGAGAAGCCAcattcatgttctgtgtgtggaaagagtttttcactgCTGGGAAATTTACGCAGACATCAGAAAATTCATATTGGTGTGAAAGAGTACATGTGCTTTGAGTGTGAGAAAACTTTTATTTCAGCAAACTGCTTAAAACTGCAccagagaattcacactggagaaaaaccttacaagtgttcacactgtgataAGAGATTTAGTTGTTCATCatctctgaaaacacatgagaggatccacagcagagagaagccgcacacatgtgatcaatgtggaaagagtttcactaaTAAAAATTACCTGAAGCGACACATGAAGATCCATACAGTGGAGAAACCACATCACAACAGTCTGAAATCACA AACCACCAGAAAGCATCTGGAAGGAGAGGACAGAGAGATCCAGTGA